A stretch of DNA from Lysinibacillus sp. B2A1:
GCACGTTCCATATGCTATACCTACACTATAACTCTTATTTGTTGGTTTTCTGTATTCAAGGAGATGGTACTACCAAGAGGTAACGACATTGTAGGTAAACAGTGACCACACGTTAAATCCATTATAATGGGCTTTTTTAGTGGTAATAAAATCTCTTGAAAAATAGTCTGTAGCGATAAACTATGCTCTGGATGCTTCAGGTTATCAGGTCCGCAATTGGTCCAAGCTCCTAATAAAATGCCCGCCACCTCATCAAGTTTGCCCGCTAATTTAAGCTGTGTGAGCATTCGATCTACACGATGTTCAGTTTCATCAATATCTTCTAAAAATAATATTTTATTCTTAGTATCTATTTCATATGGAGTGCCAAGTGAAGCTGTCACTAATGTTAAGTTTCCTCCAATTAGCTGTCCTGTTGCTTGACCAGCAGCAAGTGCTATCATACTACGACCAGGTGGATTTTTTAGCAGATAATCATGACAAGTTGTTGCCATCACCTGTTGTTTAAAAGATTCCCATGTATATTTATCCATATCCTGTTGAATAAATTCGGTTGATGGCATCGGCGTATGATAGGTCACAAAGCCACATTTCTGATTGATGGCGATATGTAGAGCTGTAACATCGCTATAACCAGCAAATACTTTTGGATTGGCTCTTATTATATCGAAATCTAAAAGAGGTAAAATTTTTGTTGCCCCATAACCTCCACGAATACAGAAGATACCATCAATCGTAGAATCGTTAAACATTTGATTGACATCAGATGCACGAAGTTGATCAGTTCCTGCTAAATAACCGTGCCTTGCTCGACATGTTTCTCCAACGACTACCTTTAATCCAAGCTTTTCAACACTTTCTATAGCTGGCTTTAATTTGTCAGATGGAGTTGCACCTGACGCACTGATAAGACCAATTGTATCCCCAATTTTTAAAGCTTTTGGACGTATCATTTGTGTCCCTCCATGTGTAGCGATGCCTTGTATCTTGCCATTTCCTCTTCATTTGCCAAAACAAAATGTCCTTCTTCTATTTCCTTAAACGACGGAGGATTTTTATCATAACAATGCTGTGCTGGATCATAAATCTCTATGATTTTATTTCGTTCCTTATAGGGATTAGGCTCTGGCACGGCTGATAACAATGCTCGCGTATAGGGATGAATAGGATTAGAAAACAGCCGCTCAGTATCTGCTAGCTCAACGATCTTCCCTTTATAAATAACAGCCGTTCTGTCCGTAATAAAGCGGACTACTGACAAATCATGAGCAATGAATAAGTAGGTTAAATTCTTTTGCTGCTGTAAGTTTGCTAATAAATTTAATACTTGTGCACGAATAGAGACATCTAAGGCCGAAATGGGTTCGTCTGCAATCATAAACTCTGGCTCCATTACTAAAGCTCGTGCAATGCCAATACGCTGACGCTGACCACCTGAAAATTCATGTGGAAAGCGGCTAGAGAACTCTGGTAATAATCCTACATTTAAAAGTGCAGCCCGCACCTTTTGTTGACGCTCAGTCTCATTTTTAAAGTTTTTTGTATTAAGTAGTCCCTCGGAGATAATATAATCAACCTTAGCTCGTTCATTAAGGGATGCCATAGGGTCTTGAAAAATCATTTGGATTTTCTGGGTAATTTCCCGATCCCAGCTTTTTGGGATTTTACCATGAATATTCCTACCACGATATAATATCTGTCCGTCAGTCACATCATTGATACGCATAATGGCTCGACCAATTGTAGTTTTCCCTGAGCCTGATTCTCCTACTAAGCCAAATATTTCACCTTTAAAAATAGTAAAGCTAACATCATTAATCGCCATAAATTTATGCTTACCCTTACCAAAAGCAATCTTTAAATTTTTCACCTCAACTAGAATCTCTTTATGAGTCATATGCGTACCGCCTCCCTTCTTCAAAAAATGCCTGAAGTGCTTCAGGTGGCTGTACTTTAGGAGCAAGAGGATCTAACAGCCATGTACGAGCATAATGTGTCTTACTTACTTGAAAAAATGGAGGACGTTCCACGAAATCAACCTTTAACGCGTACGGATTGCGTGGTGCAAAGGCATCTCCTTTAATGTCTTGAAAAAGATTTGGTGGTGTACCCTTAATGGAATAAAGCTGTTCGCCCTTTGAGCCTAGCTGTGGTAATGAAGAAATGAGTGCCCATGTATAGGGATGCTTAGCATTAAAGAAAATTTCATGTGTCTCACCAATTTCAATAATATCTCCTGCATACATTACAGCAATCCGATTGGCTACCTTGGCAACAACACCTAAATCATGTGTGATGTAGATGATTGTTAGCCCATATTTTTGTTGAAGGTGCTTTAAAAGCTGTAAAATTTGGGCTTGTATGGTAACGTCTAAGGCTGTTGTCGGTTCATCGCATATTAATATTTTTGGTTTACAAGCTAGAGCAATAGCAATGACTATTCGTTGACGCATTCCACCTGAAAATTCATGCGGATACTGCTTGTAACGTTTTTCTACGTCTTGAATACCAACATCCTTTAACAATTTTAAGGTTTCTACATATGCGACTCTGCCCTTTAGACACTGATGTAACATAACGCATTCCTCTATTTGCTTGCCAATCGTTTTCAGTGGATTTAATGATGTCATTGGGTCCTGAGTCACCATCGCCACTTCATTTCCACGAATAGCTAGCCACTCCTGCTCCTTTTTAAATTGTGTTAAATCCCAGTTGTTGTAGATAATCTGTCCCTGATCTATGGAACCATTTTTATCGAGCAAGCCCATAATTGATTTCATTAGCACTGATTTTCCCGAACCTGATTCACCCACTATTGCAAGACTTTCTCCCTTATACAAATCAAGGGAGATATCACGAATGGCTGTTAGTATCCTGCCACGAAGCGAAAATTTAATCACTAGGTTTTGAATAGCCAAAATACGAGATAGTGCTTGTGTCAATATCCTCACCCTTTATACGTGATTTTTGGGATCTGCTGCGTCTGCAAATGAATTTCCTATAATATAAAATGCAATT
This window harbors:
- a CDS encoding LD-carboxypeptidase; protein product: MIRPKALKIGDTIGLISASGATPSDKLKPAIESVEKLGLKVVVGETCRARHGYLAGTDQLRASDVNQMFNDSTIDGIFCIRGGYGATKILPLLDFDIIRANPKVFAGYSDVTALHIAINQKCGFVTYHTPMPSTEFIQQDMDKYTWESFKQQVMATTCHDYLLKNPPGRSMIALAAGQATGQLIGGNLTLVTASLGTPYEIDTKNKILFLEDIDETEHRVDRMLTQLKLAGKLDEVAGILLGAWTNCGPDNLKHPEHSLSLQTIFQEILLPLKKPIIMDLTCGHCLPTMSLPLGSTISLNTENQQIRVIV
- a CDS encoding peptide ABC transporter ATP-binding protein, whose amino-acid sequence is MTHKEILVEVKNLKIAFGKGKHKFMAINDVSFTIFKGEIFGLVGESGSGKTTIGRAIMRINDVTDGQILYRGRNIHGKIPKSWDREITQKIQMIFQDPMASLNERAKVDYIISEGLLNTKNFKNETERQQKVRAALLNVGLLPEFSSRFPHEFSGGQRQRIGIARALVMEPEFMIADEPISALDVSIRAQVLNLLANLQQQKNLTYLFIAHDLSVVRFITDRTAVIYKGKIVELADTERLFSNPIHPYTRALLSAVPEPNPYKERNKIIEIYDPAQHCYDKNPPSFKEIEEGHFVLANEEEMARYKASLHMEGHK
- a CDS encoding peptide ABC transporter ATP-binding protein; this encodes MTQALSRILAIQNLVIKFSLRGRILTAIRDISLDLYKGESLAIVGESGSGKSVLMKSIMGLLDKNGSIDQGQIIYNNWDLTQFKKEQEWLAIRGNEVAMVTQDPMTSLNPLKTIGKQIEECVMLHQCLKGRVAYVETLKLLKDVGIQDVEKRYKQYPHEFSGGMRQRIVIAIALACKPKILICDEPTTALDVTIQAQILQLLKHLQQKYGLTIIYITHDLGVVAKVANRIAVMYAGDIIEIGETHEIFFNAKHPYTWALISSLPQLGSKGEQLYSIKGTPPNLFQDIKGDAFAPRNPYALKVDFVERPPFFQVSKTHYARTWLLDPLAPKVQPPEALQAFFEEGRRYAYDS